In the genome of Toxoplasma gondii ME49 chromosome Ia, whole genome shotgun sequence, the window ctcccccgaGTCCGCGAGTGAGtaaacacacaaacacacgaaaagaaagacgcgtCTAAAGTCGGTGCAAgcctttttcgtctgcagaaaggcagaagacgatGGATCAACTCTCAagagggaaaacagagaaaactaCGACTGACGCCAACCAGCTTCCCCGCAGACACGCAAAGGAGTctgttccttcgcttccggTGCACCAGTCACACAGACTGGCGCGCCCAGGAACAGCCGCGGCGCAGTTGCATGTGGGCAGCGAGTTCGAGAGACATGCAGATCAATAGGCGTCCTGTGTGGCGACTGAGAAACAAAATAAAGATCCTCTACGCTCTGCTTCGATACAAGACGTACCGCACACTGGAGCCTGGCCAACGGAAGGTCTGGCGACTCCGCAAGGGAAAAAAAGCAATACACGAGTCCCCATCTAACACAGCTCTGGAGTTTTGGGCATGCCAGAAAAACTTCTCCCTCCGACAGTCGGAAGGACTCAGGCACACGACCGGAGACAAACACGGTGCCGAAACACAAAGAGTGAATCACGATGCACATTCACAATTTGATGGACGTTCCGCGAAGGAGCAAATACGTAacactgtctctgcgtcgaaCTTCGCGGCTGGggtctcctttctgcgctCGGTCTCGCTCGGCTCTCACGCAGTTCCAGCGCTCCCCTGAGTCCCAGGGCGCCCGCCGCACAGAGCATTCATCGGCTTGGGTCCGACTGCATCCTTCGCGCCCAACGAGTCCTCGGCCGCGGACCCACTCCGAAACTCCCCTGCTCCCTGGGGGGCTCTCGCACCGCCGTTCCTTTCGACCTCCTcgcgagaggcagcaggcgcgccttcgccttcgaggGCCTCGCGCCCAGCGAGGCCGGAGCTCCGGGAGCCACGGCGAGAGCCTCCGACGCCCGGCCCGACGCCGCCGCCACTGACGGGGGACGCAGAGTCGCTGTCTTCACTCAGAGATCTGCAGAGACGACACAGCACAGCCGCGAGTTTCGCGGTCCACGGAAACGCAAAGAGAGTcgaaagaaaggaggaaagagacggcTTTTGCGGCTGTGGAGACATCAGGAGGCGAGACATACTCGTGTGGCGACTGCTCTGGAGCGCAGGcagtcgctctctcgccaTAGTCCACGGATTTCTGTTTTATCGGGTATTTACACTATTCTACATCGAGTTTGGTCTGCCTATCCAGAACAATGCGGAATTCTGGCGTCCCTCAAGCCAGAGAAAACAACACCCCCAAGACAATGCGAGGTAGCCACTCGAAACAAACAGCGCAGATGCGGACGCAGAGGCATCTGCGCATCCTCAAAGACGCCAAAGCAGCGGGTGGCTCCACTGTTTCTTCGAAAtgttttcgctcttctctcgagaaaAGCTGTCCTCGCCAGCTTTTTTTCACATTCCTTACCTCGACTGGCTTTTGTATCTGTCCATGCGCGcatctctgcctccttcgtcaccggagtcgccgtctctccgtccgagtctccgccttccgggttgtctccctcgtcctctcGGCCCTTCGCCTCTCATCCCGAACGGTCCGTCTTCTCGTCCCTTCTCCATCCGGCCGGGGCCTCCCCACGCCGTGCTGGCTGTCTCCGCTAGTTGGGCTCCAGTCCCGCGGCCGCGAACCGGCACGCGGGCGCCACTCCGCGCGGGGCCGTCGCCCTTCTCGCCCGGATGCAATTCGCGCCCAAACGAAGGCTCGCGGCTGCCGGGCCTTCTGCCCCCCGGTCCGTAAGGCGCGCCGCCCCGTCTGTCCCCTCGGATCCGCGGACCTGGAAAGCCGCCGCGGGAGTagtcgtcgtctctgtctctcatcgcttcctctccaggcTCGAGGCGATCCGACGGGCGGCGGCTAGGTCCGGGGCGCCTACCCCGACTCCCGCCCCTGCTCAGCCGGCCGTCTTCCACGGAGTTCCGGTCTCCGCTTCTGGAGACACTTCGACGCCTGCGGcgcgaaaacggagacggcCCCCGCTCCGCGTCGGGACGCCCCGAAAGGCGCGGTCGGGGTCTCCCGTAAGCGAGGCCCGACTCGCCCGACGGTCCCCGAGGCCCCGGGACTCGCTGCGGGCGCCctggggagaaagaaggactCCGGTCGCTGTCCGACAGTGAggagtgtctcctcgaccCGGAccgtctgcctcgtctctcaGGGCCTCCGCGTCTACCGTCTACCGAGAGCCGACTGGGTCCGGCTCTGCCACCTCGCTCCCTCGAAAGGTCCCtgtcctcctttttcttcgagaaaggagacaagcgcCGCCGCGCTCCGCTGCGGCCCTCCGGCGACCGCGACGAGGAGCGCGGGTCCGCGCCCCGTTGGGTCTGTGGACCGTGGGGCCAGGCACCTGGGGGTCTCTGGCGAGGCCCCGAGGGGGACCGGGAGGCGGACGCGTCGAGAGGTCGTTTCCTTTCGGTCTCTCTCAACGCCCTTCGGCGATCCGCTGACGGTGAACGCGAAGAGCACGAGAAAGCGTCGCGCTTGTTCGAGAGCGTCCCGCGTCTTCGCGGACTTCGCAAGTCCCCGCCCCTcccgtctctttccttcgtgtCCCTGGCCCTGCGCCCGAGCCCAGGACTCTCAGGCTCGCTTTCCGAGGCCTCAGCACAGCGGGCCAGGCCATTCTCTGCCGCAGGGCCTGTGGGCTTCTTGTCCCCACTCGGAAGGGCCTCAGGTCCGGCTGTCACCCCCAGGTTCTTGGGACGCCCCTCTGGCTTTCGCGCCCGACCCGCCTCCCGGGATGCGCTCCGGCTCACATGCTTTCGAGCCTCGTCGCTGCAGCCGTCGCCCTCTCGCTCGGCTtctcgcggagacagccggGACCCATCCCGCTGCACCTCGTCCTTCTGTGCGGTCTCCCCGCTgcgtcgcgtctccgtcaTGTCGGGCGACCGGCTGATGCTCCGGCGTGCCTCCACCGGTCTCGGGGCTCGAGCTCCGCTCGCGACAGCTCGCTCCCGGCCGCGTCCGGCGCCCTCTGAACCCAACCGGCCTCTGCTGtcgccgcgtctctcgagGCTCCTTCGCGGCGACCGCGAGGccccgcgcctctctccgcgcCCTCCCCCGCGGAGGCTCCGCCCCGCGCCGCTACCTCCGCGAGCCCCGGCCGAGAGACTGCGAGAGGAGTCTCGTCCGCGCTCGGgcctttcctcctttcttcgcttcctctcaaCCGACCCACGACGCCCTGGGGAcagacttcttcctctcggcgcTTCGACGCTCCCACTGCTGCTCCGGTTCCGACGTCGgcgacgcgaggagacacctgaaagcagagaggcgaggagagcagagagaacagagcagagagaagaagcgcgtcAGAAACCTCaaacgagagacgaagccgaAGGGAACTATGGACCGATCGCGCAGAGAGGCGGACGCGAAGGCTTCGAAAGACAAAAACGCAGACGACAGTCCTGAAAGCGACGAACGAAAAGCGGAGAACGTTCCAGCACGAAGGCACCTCAGCAGTAAAcagagcaggagaaacgaaaactcCTACGAaacgtctctctgcagaaacagagattCAGAAGGACATATAAGGGTACGCGCACCGCCCACCAGACAGAAGGATACAGGTATATCTCTATACAGATGCGTAGATGGAGAACTGTACGCTCGCTGCAATGGCCGACAGAAAAGGTCTTGTCGtcaagaaaaacgacacCAAGTCGCCAAGCACTCCCCGGCTGTCCGTCGCCTTCAGTGGAAGCTTTCCCCGTAGTTTCGTTTGTCgtgtctttttcgtctcaCCTCGGCTTCTGCTCTCGCGCTTGGGGCGCGTCGCAGCCTTGAACTTTTCTTCGATCTCCAGTTTCGCGTACTTCACCTCCTTCAGTTTGCTCTGCAGAGCCTCTTGCTGGGCCTCCggcgtctgctgctgcttcaaCACCGCGAGGATCGGCGGCGGTGGCACATCGAACAGAACGCCGTCCGGGTCGCGAAAGTTCACCACCGACTGCGACTCCTTGATCCTGAAGAAAGGACCGCACGGAGAACGGAGCAGTGGGGAACAGGACGCGCCACGATACGGGGGAGGGGGACAGCAAGACGGAAGTCAACGTCAAGGAAGGATGGAGACTGAGAAAAGAGTCGCCAGTCCCCGCAAACGGCCGAGAGATCGACATGAAATGTGCGTGGACGTCTCTGCCTCAGTTTTGCCGCGACCCACAGGAAGAACACAGATAAGAGTTGCAACGGCTCGCTCTCGAGCCTGGCGAGAACTCTCTGCCTGCTTGTCCGAGATCCACGTTCACTTTTTCACGGTCAATCCGTCGACACAAAAGCCCTCGcagagcgacggcgacgcCACCGGAACAGCCGAAGCCCCGCCGCGCTCTCCATCAGTCGACGGATGTGCGAGTTTGCAGCGCGAGATTCGTGGATTCcccagaagaggaaacgcaggatTGACggcgcgtggagagagaaaaccatGGACACCACCggaacatgcatgcagagaggcgcgtAAATCGAGCTTGACTACCGACACTGAACGCGGCCAGACACGGAGACACaacgctgtctcctgctggTCTTTCTTTCCTGGCCTTCAAAGGCAACAGCACTCACGTTAGAGTCAAATTGCCAATTGGCTTCGCATCCATGCCTCGCAGAAACTGCGCCTCTTCCGCGGTTTCGAACTCGACAACGGCGAACCTGCAGAAACAGTTTTGAGAGAAACCTTTTTCGGATGCagccaggaagaagagttgaAAGCGCGCGCCTTCGCGGATACAGCGAGGCCCCCAAAGCAAAGAATCACGAGCACACAGATGCACTGCGGGGGGAGACAACTGCGACTTTCGGAAGAGGGAAGTCCTCTACGTTTACATACAGAGACATgcgaagaggacgcgaagGACGTCACGCGAGCAatcgagggagacgaggagaatcAGGACTTCTGAAGGAGCTCTGCGAGATGTTTGCTCCTTTGGTTGCTGTTCCCTCCTCCCTTCGGATCTCGAGCCGATGCTACCCCAAGGACACTGGAATCCAGGAGATCAGGAAGTCATGAAGATCGAGACGAGGGGCTTCATCGAAGGCAAATAATCACACAGATACATGTAGCATGTGGAgagtcttcttttccagtgTTTTCACTCTTGCCATCCGTTGTTTCCTTACTTGGATCCTTTCTCAGGATGCTGGCCGAAGCGAAGGTTGGAGATCTTCCCGAAGTCCCGAAGGAGCAGATGgagttcctctttttcgtaCTGAGAATAAATCGCAGCACATGGAGTTCTGTCTTGTTCTGCACGCTCTCATCCGTCTTTTACGCGGTCTTGTAGACACACCAGCTCAACAACTGTTTCTTGTGAGCGTTTCTCCACAGGTGCATTTCAAAGTTAAGACGCGAGATCTGCCCAACGAGAAAGActctcgcctcgtcttcttccgtccCAAACCGTTTTCTTTTGTCGCGACTTCTCCGTCGCGGCCTCTTGCCTTCTGGCCTTGGAACCTTGCGAAACTTCTGTCAGTTCCCCAACGGTCTCGCTTCTTGTGgcgcgcctttcttctcctggtGTGCGGCTGCCGTTCGAGCTAACGGGGTCACAGCACAGCCTGCGAGAGGCCGCTCGaggtctctctcccctcccttGTCCAGAAGAACCTCACAACTTTTGTTgatctctttctccctcctttcaACTCTCCGCTTCACGCTCTGTCGCGCAAGCGCAGGCAAGGACTCCGACCTTGCTCCAGGCTCCGACAGAACGCCAGCGCTGCGCGCAGCCCCGCCTGAAAGAGGTTGCGCGCCGCCGCGGATACGCACAGGAACTTATGTTCCGGAGTTGCACGCGCGGTCTCTGCTCCTCACCTCTTCGGGGAAGTTCTCGACGAACACCGTCCTCCCCAACTGCTGgagctctgtctccttgtggGGGCACCCGGTGACCAGAGAGGCCGCAGCCGGGAGCAGCCCGCCGGCGCCGGGACCGATGGAGACACCTAGGCCCAGttcggttttcttcttctctgcgagGATCTTCGCCTGGAGAGCGGCTGACTGAACagcctggagaagaaagtggagagagagacacacagagaaagagacattTCAGTGCTGGGCAGGAAGAACGCGTTTTTGAGAAGACAGAACGCAGCAAAacagagactcgagagaggaCAGGGAAAAAACAGCACAGTGACAGCACCCCAAGCGCCTCACGGACAAAGGCCAGACACACATGTTTTTCGCtggtttttttttcgcctctgGCCTTCGCGTACGCGACGTCGCCCTTTGAaagcccccccccccccgttCCCCACACTCGATTCACGAAACGCGGGTCTCCAACGACGGTTTGCCGCTTTTGCggacgttttctctctctcccttcccctcGAAGGCCGCGAGTTCATACCTGCAAGTTGCTGAGGTGGTTTTGCATGGCGATTTCGACGACGCTCATCTGGCTGTTGAGGGGCATGGCCCCGAAGGCCGCGGCGCCGCCGGCCTGTCCCCCCAGCGCCGCGACCGCGCCTGCAGTCGCGAGCTGGGCTCCGGCTCCCAGCGCGCCGTTTGCCTCGAATTGCtggagctgctgctgctggagctgctgcagctggcgGACGCCCTCGCCGACTTGCCCCGGCGCGAGAGCTGGTTGGCCAACGGGATGCTGCACATTCAAGGCGGCTTGCTTCGCGAGCGCCTCCAGCGAACTGGAGCCCAGCGCGCCGGAAGCGCCCGCGAGGGCCTCTGGCGCGGCGATGAAGGTCCCGCCGCCCGCAGGTTCGACGACCGTAACCGTCATGGGGACGTTGAGGAGAGGCGTATTGTTGAGCTGCGAGGCCGCCGTGATGCCCGCAGAATCCTTGAACTCGAGGACGCAATAGCGCTGCGCTGGGTTGTTGAGGTACGCCTTGAAGCCGATGTTCAGAATTTCGCCGCAGTGTGTGAAGATCTGTCGAATGTGATCCTCCGTCACCAAGGGAGACAGATTCTTGATGTACAGAACGTTTGCGGTGCTGTACAGCGCGCGCGTCGGCGCGGCCCCCAGGCCTGACGCCCCCCCCAACATTTTCAGAGCGGCCGCGGACACTTGGTCAAAAGAGAGCGGACAAGCAAGGGGAAGCTCTtcagcagagacgaaagacgaagcaggtcgagggagaaggacgcgGCGGGGTCGAGGGAAGCGcgaagcgagacgaaggcaaCAAACTCacggagggaagagaaggcggagagaagaacagcggCAAAAaaaggagcgagagagacagagaaaacgtgGAGGCACGACGCGGGACTGGACTCGAGAGAGGGagcggagacgcgaaaaacgcaagaCCTTCTTCGTGTGCATGTACAGGCTTCGCGATTTTTTTGACGACGGAGGacaaagacagacagatgaggaagaaacaacagacagacgaagagaagagagtgggCGCGCGAGggaagacaagaggagaagcatcGGCCAGAAAGTGCAGATTCTTGGGGGGACGACGGGGCGTTCAGCGGGAGGCGAAAAACGGCTTGCTgcaaggagaaaggaacggagacgaagagttCACTTcaactgaagaaaaacatcGAAACCGCgatgaagaaaaacaaaacagaGGGtgcaaggcgagagagatACGCGGAGACTCTTGCAGGCGAAGAGCTCCGGAGAAAAATCGCACTGGGCGCGCGGCGCGGACGGGAGTTCTTTAACAGCGGGGTTTCCTCTGGAAATCCGTTTTCCTACCGAGTGGCTCGGACAGATCGCCGCGGATTTGATGGGAGAAAAGAATAGGAGCGTGGCGACTTTTCAGAGCGAAAGATCAAGGAAGAAATATACTCTTCCTTCGTCACGCTCCCAGAGGCCC includes:
- a CDS encoding hypothetical protein (encoded by transcript TGME49_294705); the protein is MCIVIHSLCFGTVFVSGRVPESFRLSEGEVFLACPKLQSCVRWGLVYCFFSLAESPDLPLARLQCAVSRQTPSISQATERGRGLEASCEMLTLSRRH
- a CDS encoding RNA recognition motif-containing protein (encoded by transcript TGME49_294710); this encodes MLGGASGLGAAPTRALYSTANVLYIKNLSPLVTEDHIRQIFTHCGEILNIGFKAYLNNPAQRYCVLEFKDSAGITAASQLNNTPLLNVPMTVTVVEPAGGGTFIAAPEALAGASGALGSSSLEALAKQAALNVQHPVGQPALAPGQVGEGVRQLQQLQQQQLQQFEANGALGAGAQLATAGAVAALGGQAGGAAAFGAMPLNSQMSVVEIAMQNHLSNLQAVQSAALQAKILAEKKKTELGLGVSIGPGAGGLLPAAASLVTGCPHKETELQQLGRTVFVENFPEEYEKEELHLLLRDFGKISNLRFGQHPEKGSKFAVVEFETAEEAQFLRGMDAKPIGNLTLTIKESQSVVNFRDPDGVLFDVPPPPILAVLKQQQTPEAQQEALQSKLKEVKYAKLEIEEKFKAATRPKRESRSRGVSSRRRRRNRSSSGSVEAPRGRSLSPGRRGSVERKRRKEERPERGRDSSRSLSAGARGGSGAGRSLRGGGRGERRGASRSPRRSLERRGDSRGRLGSEGAGRGRERAVASGARAPRPVEARRSISRSPDMTETRRSGETAQKDEVQRDGSRLSPREAEREGDGCSDEARKHVSRSASREAGRARKPEGRPKNLGVTAGPEALPSGDKKPTGPAAENGLARCAEASESEPESPGLGRRARDTKERDGRGGDLRSPRRRGTLSNKRDAFSCSSRSPSADRRRALRETERKRPLDASASRSPSGPRQRPPGAWPHGPQTQRGADPRSSSRSPEGRSGARRRLSPFSKKKEDRDLSRERGGRAGPSRLSVDGRRGGPERRGRRSGSRRHSSLSDSDRSPSFSPGRPQRVPGPRGPSGESGLAYGRPRPRLSGRPDAERGPSPFSRRRRRSVSRSGDRNSVEDGRLSRGGSRGRRPGPSRRPSDRLEPGEEAMRDRDDDYSRGGFPGPRIRGDRRGGAPYGPGGRRPGSREPSFGRELHPGEKGDGPARSGARVPVRGRGTGAQLAETASTAWGGPGRMEKGREDGPFGMRGEGPRGRGRQPGRRRLGRRDGDSGDEGGRDARMDRYKSQSRSLSEDSDSASPVSGGGVGPGVGGSRRGSRSSGLAGREALEGEGAPAASREEVERNGGARAPQGAGEFRSGSAAEDSLGAKDAVGPKPMNALCGGRPGTQGSAGTA